A genomic region of Populus nigra chromosome 11, ddPopNigr1.1, whole genome shotgun sequence contains the following coding sequences:
- the LOC133668179 gene encoding uncharacterized protein LOC133668179, producing MELLTFLSTYINNLYSQKKKFLVSDAVSDYRRSPFDLTKKFIGSYAVSDLTHKLSDQTKTFMASGAVSDYRRSPFGLIKKFMASGAVSDFTYMPFDQIKKFIASGAVSDFNHKLSDQIKTFMASGAVSDFTYMPFDQIKKFIASGAVSDFNHKLSDLIKKFLASETVVYVLQFKKESVPIIVAVVVIALLALLFGSCCGFLAKIVRICCGCLAKIVRFCCRCLAKIVRFCCGCLAKSVKTMKAPGRNYRIPRSNFEANPRDYFRDLRKG from the coding sequence ATGGAACTACTAACTTTTCTTTCCACATATATCAATAACCTTTAttctcaaaaaaagaaatttctggTTTCTGATGCTGTGTCTGATTACAGACGTTCGCCTTTTGATCTAACTAAGAAATTTATAGGTTCCTATGCAGTGTCTGATTTAACCCACAAGCTTTCTGATCAAACAAAGACATTTATGGCTTCTGGTGCTGTGTCTGATTACAGACGTTCGCCTTTTGGTCTAATAAAGAAATTCATGGCTTCTGGTGCAGTGTCTGATTTCACCTATATGCCTTTTgatcaaataaagaaatttataGCTTCTGGTGCAGTGTCTGATTTCAACCACAAGCTTTCTGATCAAATAAAGACATTTATGGCTTCTGGTGCAGTGTCTGATTTCACCTATATGCCTTTTgatcaaataaagaaatttataGCTTCTGGTGCAGTGTCTGATTTCAACCACAAGCTCTCTGACCTAATAAAGAAATTTCTAGCTTCTGAAACAGTGGTGTATGTCCTCCAGTTTAAGAAAGAAAGCGTTCCTATAATTGTTGCAGTGGTAGTGATAGCACTCCTAGCACTCCTGTTTGGTAGTTGCTGCGGATTTCTTGCCAAGATTGTTCGAATTTGCTGCGGATGTCTTGCCAAGATTGTtcgtttttgctgccgatgtcTTGCCAAGATTGTTCGTTTTTGCTGCGGATGTCTTGCCAAGAGTGTTAAAACAATGAAAGCACCGGGGAGGAACTATCGCATACCAAGGAGTAATTTTGAAGCAAATCCTCGTGATTATTTTAGGGACTTGCGCAAGGGGTAG